In one window of Thermoplasmata archaeon DNA:
- a CDS encoding deoxyribonuclease: MVLMIDSHLHGIEAVPENYSDFSELTRMVSCVAKVDEWDKQMAIEDPRMIKSYGVHPWYAEDWTLENKKRLFDLLSSDPNAHVGEIGLDSKRGQILGQTMVLIQQLDIAEYFGRVVSIHDVGCEKMVLDTLKGRNLKGIILHSYGSDSYVKPYSEMGCYFSISPRLLSRSDIRVKRLMEAIPDDRLLLETDSPACGKEFKGMRDFSERLGSIIGRPSDELLSLAEVNLRRLFP, from the coding sequence ATGGTTCTGATGATAGATTCACATCTTCACGGCATAGAGGCGGTACCTGAGAATTATTCTGATTTCTCTGAGCTCACTCGCATGGTCTCATGCGTAGCGAAGGTGGATGAATGGGATAAGCAGATGGCCATCGAGGATCCCCGGATGATCAAATCATACGGTGTCCATCCCTGGTATGCGGAGGATTGGACGCTTGAGAATAAGAAGCGTCTCTTCGATCTGCTGAGTTCTGATCCCAATGCACATGTGGGGGAGATCGGACTCGATTCCAAGAGAGGACAGATTCTCGGTCAGACGATGGTACTTATACAGCAGCTAGATATCGCAGAATACTTCGGAAGGGTTGTCTCGATACATGATGTAGGTTGCGAGAAGATGGTCTTGGATACACTCAAAGGAAGGAATCTCAAGGGCATCATACTGCATTCATACGGTTCGGATAGCTATGTGAAGCCTTATTCGGAGATGGGTTGCTATTTCTCGATATCTCCGAGGCTGCTTTCCAGATCGGATATCAGGGTCAAGAGGCTAATGGAGGCGATACCTGATGACAGACTGCTTCTGGAGACCGATTCGCCGGCATGCGGAAAGGAATTCAAAGGCATGAGGGATTTCTCTGAAAGACTGGGAAGTATCATCGGAAGACCATCAGATGAGCTGCTGTCATTGGCAGAAGTGAATCTTAGGAGGCTGTTTCCATGA
- a CDS encoding isoleucine--tRNA ligase, producing MITPIRANYDAKGIEKDIQEYWKSEHAYEKTREARKDGKKFYFVDGPPYTTGAIHLGTAMNKTVKDIMIRYWSMNGYNIRDQPGFDMHGLPIEVKVEKNIGVHSKKDIEELGIDKFVETCKSFAQGLREDMTEQFKQLGVWMDWDNPYQTIKLDYIESAWWTLQRAYEKGLLKDSSRVVTWCPRCETALAEAEIEYWDETDPSIMVRFPIKGDNASLLIWTTTPWTLAANMAVAVHPDFDYARVKMSGPKGEEELIILESQADYVMQKGGYENFEVIKRMKGQELEGIAYEPVFQLDVPQADWNYKVVTATYVEQDNTGLVHTAPGHGPDDYETGKRYGIPPFCPVAENGRYTDEFPMMVGKKVKTVHDDVIKYLDETGRLFNSSKIKHRYGHCWRCKSPIIYRNTRQWFVEVPKVKDQMLSEIDRA from the coding sequence ATGATAACGCCGATCCGCGCCAATTATGATGCCAAGGGCATTGAGAAGGACATCCAGGAATACTGGAAGTCCGAGCACGCTTATGAGAAAACCAGGGAAGCTAGGAAGGACGGGAAGAAATTCTATTTCGTCGATGGACCACCCTACACCACTGGAGCGATTCACCTGGGTACCGCGATGAACAAGACCGTCAAGGACATTATGATAAGATACTGGAGCATGAACGGGTATAATATCCGCGACCAGCCCGGTTTCGATATGCACGGGCTTCCCATCGAGGTCAAAGTCGAGAAGAACATCGGCGTCCATTCCAAGAAGGACATCGAGGAGCTTGGTATCGATAAGTTCGTTGAGACCTGCAAATCCTTTGCACAGGGTCTCCGTGAGGACATGACAGAACAGTTCAAACAGCTGGGAGTCTGGATGGATTGGGACAACCCCTATCAGACCATCAAATTGGATTATATCGAGTCCGCATGGTGGACCCTTCAGAGAGCATATGAGAAGGGACTCCTCAAGGATTCATCAAGGGTTGTCACCTGGTGCCCCAGATGCGAAACCGCACTAGCAGAGGCAGAGATCGAGTATTGGGACGAGACGGACCCTTCGATCATGGTCAGATTCCCCATCAAAGGCGATAATGCGTCGCTGCTCATATGGACAACTACGCCTTGGACACTCGCAGCGAACATGGCCGTTGCAGTTCACCCTGATTTCGATTATGCAAGGGTGAAGATGTCCGGCCCGAAGGGTGAGGAGGAACTCATCATACTCGAATCTCAGGCAGATTACGTCATGCAGAAAGGCGGATACGAGAACTTCGAAGTCATCAAGAGGATGAAGGGACAGGAATTGGAAGGCATCGCATATGAGCCTGTCTTCCAGCTCGACGTCCCTCAGGCGGATTGGAATTACAAGGTCGTCACTGCCACATATGTGGAGCAGGACAACACAGGTCTTGTACACACTGCGCCCGGTCACGGACCGGACGATTACGAGACAGGTAAGAGGTACGGAATCCCTCCGTTCTGCCCCGTTGCAGAGAACGGAAGGTACACCGATGAGTTCCCCATGATGGTAGGAAAGAAGGTCAAGACCGTACATGACGACGTAATCAAGTATCTTGATGAGACTGGGAGACTGTTCAACTCCAGCAAGATCAAGCACAGATACGGACATTGCTGGAGATGCAAATCGCCTATTATCTACAGGAATACCCGCCAGTGGTTCGTGGAGGTCCCTAAGGTCAAGGATCAGATGCTCTCCGAGATCGACCGCGC
- a CDS encoding ribulose-phosphate 3-epimerase, translating to MTIVSPSMLSADFSKLGEELVRVEKSGADWAHLDVMDGMFVPNITFGPPIIKAMRRHSKITFDAHLMIEDPIRYINAFADAGCDMITVHCEAKGDIHGAISEIRAKGLKVGISINPETDITALEEFLPEVDLVLVMTVHPGFGGQSFIADCVPKISWVKEWAKKNGREILVSVDGGINEKTAKICLDAGADILVAGSYLFKMKDMSETIAEWHRS from the coding sequence ATGACCATCGTATCCCCGTCGATGCTGTCGGCGGATTTCTCGAAGCTCGGAGAAGAGCTGGTCCGTGTGGAGAAGTCAGGGGCAGACTGGGCCCATTTGGATGTAATGGATGGTATGTTCGTCCCAAACATCACATTCGGCCCCCCTATCATCAAAGCAATGAGGAGGCACTCAAAAATCACCTTCGACGCTCACCTGATGATCGAGGACCCCATTCGCTACATAAATGCATTCGCTGACGCGGGATGCGATATGATAACCGTTCACTGCGAGGCCAAAGGAGACATACACGGAGCAATCTCGGAGATAAGAGCTAAGGGTTTGAAGGTGGGCATATCTATCAATCCTGAGACGGATATAACCGCTTTGGAGGAGTTCCTTCCAGAAGTGGATTTGGTCCTTGTCATGACGGTCCATCCCGGGTTTGGCGGTCAATCCTTCATTGCTGATTGTGTTCCTAAGATCTCATGGGTGAAGGAATGGGCCAAGAAGAATGGCAGGGAGATATTGGTCTCTGTCGACGGCGGAATCAACGAGAAGACTGCCAAGATATGTCTTGATGCTGGTGCTGACATCCTGGTCGCTGGATCCTATCTGTTCAAGATGAAGGACATGTCGGAAACCATTGCCGAGTGGCATAGGAGCTGA
- the rnz gene encoding ribonuclease Z: MLELLFLGTGAGVPSRSRATSCIAVRNGSDIFLLDCGEGSQRQLMVSPFSFMKIRAILITHLHGDHVFGLPGLLQTMSLSGRKEPLTVYGPKGIVNCVETFMSVTEGDTVYPLQVEEISGGESFAVGNSLISTYPTEHGIPSVGYVIKEKDHPGKLDREKAVSLGIDDGPDMARLKKGETVKGVSPKQVIGHPVKGVSVSYTGDTMPCQSVIKGSEGVTVLIHESTYMSDAEDLAKEHLHSTAAQAAETAKECGAEHLILTHLSHRYRDTTPLEAEARNIFPSSYAAQDMQLYEIRPDGLILKG; the protein is encoded by the coding sequence ATGCTGGAGCTGCTCTTCCTCGGCACAGGCGCCGGCGTACCCTCGAGGTCGCGGGCGACATCCTGTATCGCTGTGAGGAACGGCTCCGACATATTCCTTTTAGACTGTGGCGAAGGTTCTCAAAGACAGCTTATGGTCTCGCCGTTTTCCTTCATGAAGATTAGAGCGATACTCATCACCCATCTCCACGGGGATCATGTATTCGGTCTGCCTGGATTGTTACAGACTATGAGTCTGTCCGGCAGGAAGGAACCCCTGACCGTGTATGGTCCGAAAGGCATCGTCAACTGTGTCGAAACATTCATGTCCGTGACGGAAGGAGATACGGTATACCCCTTACAGGTTGAAGAAATCTCAGGTGGTGAGTCCTTCGCGGTCGGCAATTCTCTGATATCGACGTATCCGACCGAACATGGCATACCCTCTGTGGGTTACGTCATCAAAGAGAAGGACCACCCCGGAAAACTCGATAGGGAGAAAGCAGTTTCACTCGGCATCGACGACGGTCCAGATATGGCTAGATTGAAGAAGGGAGAAACAGTCAAAGGCGTTTCTCCTAAACAGGTAATCGGTCATCCCGTTAAGGGCGTCTCGGTATCCTATACAGGGGATACTATGCCATGTCAATCCGTGATCAAAGGTTCTGAAGGCGTCACAGTCCTGATTCATGAGAGCACCTACATGTCGGATGCCGAGGATTTGGCCAAAGAACACCTTCACTCAACAGCCGCACAGGCTGCCGAGACTGCGAAAGAATGCGGTGCAGAGCATCTGATCCTAACACATCTGAGCCATCGCTACCGCGATACCACACCTTTGGAAGCAGAGGCTAGAAATATCTTTCCCAGCAGCTATGCGGCGCAAGATATGCAACTCTATGAAATCAGACCTGACGGGCTTATCCTGAAGGGATGA
- a CDS encoding MtaA/CmuA family methyltransferase produces MVEMTPARRALAGVLGGRVDYVPPANPLAQTTKDLMDWCGASWPKAHRDPKMMADLAAAPYEVCGIEAARPQFDISLEAEVLGCKLDWDKPDRPPVTGPAYKDPKDITWDDKFYEKDRAAVVLEAINILRTRYCGDLPIIPVITAPFTVAGHIMGVEKLVMMTVTDPEKAHEAIAAATDFCIEYGRQQVAAGAHILFPADPSASGDLISPETYEEFVLPYHKKFARAVSAPKILHMCGHTEKLLPLIKKSGMDCFSFDAPPAWFVRQELGNEMQCLGSLDVIDLMPNGTPEQVYARTQQCIREGVNVVGTACDVSNGTPLENLKAYVQACKDTPVPDPADADDCVRAYGRARAKYLKGMADYKIEGGAF; encoded by the coding sequence ATGGTAGAAATGACACCGGCAAGGCGTGCATTAGCAGGAGTACTCGGAGGGCGCGTAGATTACGTACCTCCTGCGAACCCTCTAGCACAAACTACTAAAGATCTTATGGATTGGTGTGGAGCATCTTGGCCGAAGGCCCACAGGGACCCCAAGATGATGGCAGACCTGGCAGCAGCACCCTATGAGGTGTGTGGAATAGAAGCGGCAAGGCCTCAGTTCGACATCTCTCTGGAAGCAGAGGTGCTTGGATGTAAACTAGATTGGGACAAGCCCGACAGACCGCCAGTTACCGGACCTGCATACAAAGACCCGAAGGACATCACATGGGACGATAAGTTCTACGAGAAGGACAGAGCAGCAGTCGTGTTGGAAGCGATCAACATCCTTCGTACCAGATACTGTGGAGACCTTCCGATCATCCCTGTGATCACTGCACCGTTCACCGTTGCTGGACACATAATGGGTGTCGAGAAACTTGTGATGATGACCGTGACCGATCCAGAGAAGGCACATGAAGCGATTGCCGCAGCGACCGACTTCTGTATCGAGTACGGAAGACAGCAGGTTGCAGCAGGAGCGCATATCTTGTTCCCTGCTGACCCCTCAGCATCCGGAGACCTAATATCTCCCGAGACCTACGAGGAATTCGTTCTCCCATACCACAAGAAGTTCGCGAGAGCGGTCAGTGCACCCAAGATCCTGCACATGTGCGGACACACGGAGAAGCTCTTGCCATTGATCAAGAAGAGCGGAATGGACTGCTTCTCGTTCGATGCTCCACCGGCATGGTTCGTGAGGCAGGAACTGGGCAATGAGATGCAGTGTCTCGGAAGTCTCGACGTTATCGACCTGATGCCCAACGGAACCCCCGAACAGGTCTACGCAAGAACCCAGCAGTGCATACGTGAAGGCGTGAATGTCGTCGGAACCGCATGCGATGTGTCCAACGGAACCCCGCTGGAGAATCTGAAAGCCTATGTACAGGCATGTAAGGATACCCCAGTACCTGATCCTGCAGACGCGGACGACTGTGTACGTGCTTACGGAAGGGCCAGGGCGAAGTATCTCAAAGGCATGGCTGACTACAAGATTGAAGGAGGTGCATTCTGA
- the fen gene encoding flap endonuclease-1: MGVNLSPIVTAKEIKLEDLRGKTVAVDAYNTIFQFLSIIRQPDGKPLMDAEGRVTSHLSGILYRTANLIEAGIEPSFVFDGKPNELKAGTIEERIARREKAKREYEEALAEGDMKKAFSKAQQTSRMTPEILETSKKLIQLMGLPVIQAPSDGEAQAAYMCRKGDVYAAASQDFDSILFGAPLLVRNMTISGRRKVPGKQIYRDVNTEIIDSQEMLQSLGVTREQLVDVCMMIGTDFNTGVNGIGPKKGLKLIQKYGSLEKVMEETDIDIPDYEEVREIFLNGPKSDEYNVKIGNIDRDGVLDLMTEYGFSEDRVTNVINKIEAARKAESIRKKQKSLDAWF; the protein is encoded by the coding sequence GTGGGAGTTAACCTATCGCCCATCGTGACTGCAAAGGAGATCAAACTAGAGGATCTCCGCGGAAAGACAGTCGCGGTCGACGCCTATAACACGATATTCCAATTCCTATCGATAATAAGGCAGCCTGACGGGAAACCTCTGATGGATGCAGAAGGTAGGGTGACATCACATCTTTCAGGTATCCTCTACCGCACAGCAAATCTGATAGAGGCCGGTATCGAACCATCCTTCGTTTTCGACGGTAAGCCCAATGAGCTCAAGGCAGGGACCATCGAAGAAAGGATCGCCAGAAGGGAGAAGGCCAAGCGCGAATATGAGGAGGCGTTGGCGGAAGGGGACATGAAGAAGGCGTTCTCCAAAGCCCAGCAGACATCCAGGATGACCCCAGAGATCCTCGAGACATCCAAGAAGCTCATACAGCTGATGGGTCTGCCCGTCATCCAGGCACCAAGCGACGGAGAGGCTCAGGCCGCATACATGTGCCGCAAGGGAGATGTTTACGCCGCGGCATCGCAGGATTTCGATTCTATATTGTTCGGAGCACCTCTTCTGGTCAGGAATATGACCATCTCCGGAAGGCGCAAGGTACCTGGAAAACAGATCTACAGGGATGTGAACACTGAGATAATCGATTCTCAGGAGATGCTCCAGTCACTGGGTGTCACAAGGGAGCAGCTGGTGGATGTCTGCATGATGATCGGTACAGATTTCAACACCGGCGTCAATGGCATCGGTCCGAAGAAGGGTCTGAAGCTCATACAGAAGTATGGCAGCCTGGAGAAGGTCATGGAAGAGACCGATATCGACATTCCCGATTACGAGGAGGTCAGGGAGATATTCCTGAACGGCCCCAAGTCGGATGAGTACAATGTCAAGATCGGGAACATCGACAGGGACGGCGTTCTGGACCTGATGACCGAGTATGGTTTCTCCGAAGACAGGGTCACCAATGTGATCAACAAGATCGAGGCGGCACGCAAGGCGGAGTCCATCAGGAAGAAGCAGAAATCGCTGGATGCATGGTTCTGA
- a CDS encoding methylamine methyltransferase corrinoid protein reductive activase has product MNGTAIALDIGTSGIRGQLLDLEIRKVIRTCITTRNPIPGCNVMDHMSFAIQYSQELAHQILVDAVKQIISKLTSEPPIRIAVCGNPIQLSLFEGIDIRDLAYAGDNKLKIEGVERKDRAGHVADGKIIGMPGVQIIIPPAVRHEIGADALAMMLKSGFLDDDYCMVTDYGTNAEMALKVKDKIYTGSAAAGPAMEGQQIGNGMIAGPGALSDLVRTPQGWRSKVLDERLFAKDGPVLNIRSDITHNEGLAPEGITGTGVVALVYACQQDERVNDSEISNGSVRITRKIKFSTEDYKEAGKALGAIRAGHLTLMITAGVDPQDIKKMYMAGASGTYVDPVKAKAVGLVPPDSEHVIQVGNTSLELAKDLAFNPDMLAELEDLRKKLVTDHIMFASCDTFRDLYTYEFGYWNDGMPLNRYRRAMERYGVEGYLDRQTPTDVTRVCDTDIREVGESLDILDISPLMSSSWNCSGCEKCVRGCPEKALSYSEGTFTIRTGHCLGTSCQRCQENCPEHKFDYSAFKMNA; this is encoded by the coding sequence ATGAACGGAACGGCTATAGCTTTGGATATCGGGACCAGCGGGATAAGGGGTCAGCTTTTGGACCTGGAGATCCGCAAGGTAATCCGTACTTGCATCACTACCAGGAACCCGATTCCTGGCTGTAATGTCATGGACCACATGTCCTTTGCCATTCAGTACAGCCAAGAATTAGCGCATCAGATACTGGTGGACGCGGTAAAGCAGATAATATCCAAACTGACATCGGAACCCCCTATCCGCATAGCCGTTTGCGGCAATCCCATACAACTTTCTTTATTCGAGGGGATTGATATCCGCGACCTAGCATATGCAGGGGACAACAAACTCAAAATAGAGGGCGTCGAAAGAAAGGACAGAGCAGGGCATGTCGCTGACGGCAAGATAATCGGCATGCCTGGAGTCCAGATAATCATCCCTCCCGCGGTACGTCATGAGATTGGGGCTGATGCCCTCGCAATGATGCTGAAGTCAGGTTTTTTGGATGACGACTACTGTATGGTCACCGACTACGGGACCAACGCAGAGATGGCTCTGAAAGTGAAAGACAAAATCTACACTGGATCGGCCGCAGCAGGTCCTGCCATGGAAGGACAGCAGATAGGGAACGGCATGATTGCCGGTCCTGGAGCGTTGAGCGATCTGGTCCGTACACCGCAGGGATGGAGATCCAAGGTGCTAGATGAGAGGCTGTTCGCCAAGGACGGTCCTGTCCTTAACATTCGCAGCGACATCACCCATAACGAAGGCTTGGCCCCCGAGGGAATCACAGGAACTGGGGTTGTAGCTCTGGTCTATGCATGCCAACAAGACGAGCGCGTGAATGACTCGGAGATCAGCAATGGTTCCGTTCGTATAACCCGGAAGATAAAATTCTCAACAGAAGACTACAAAGAAGCGGGAAAGGCACTGGGAGCCATCCGTGCGGGACATCTAACCCTCATGATCACTGCAGGTGTCGATCCCCAGGACATCAAAAAGATGTACATGGCTGGGGCATCGGGGACTTATGTAGATCCGGTGAAAGCCAAGGCTGTTGGTCTGGTGCCTCCTGACAGCGAACACGTGATACAGGTCGGCAATACTTCGCTCGAACTTGCCAAAGATCTGGCTTTCAACCCGGATATGCTTGCTGAATTGGAAGATCTCCGCAAGAAGCTGGTCACGGACCACATAATGTTCGCATCTTGCGACACTTTCCGCGACCTGTACACCTATGAATTCGGCTATTGGAACGACGGCATGCCATTGAATCGTTACAGACGTGCCATGGAACGCTACGGCGTGGAAGGCTATCTGGACAGACAAACACCCACTGATGTTACGAGGGTATGCGATACCGACATACGTGAGGTCGGTGAATCTCTGGACATATTGGACATATCCCCGTTAATGTCGTCTTCATGGAATTGCTCGGGTTGTGAGAAATGTGTAAGAGGATGTCCTGAAAAAGCACTTTCCTACAGCGAAGGAACATTCACAATTCGTACCGGACATTGTCTCGGGACCAGTTGCCAAAGATGTCAGGAGAACTGTCCTGAGCATAAATTTGATTACTCGGCATTCAAGATGAATGCCTGA
- a CDS encoding tRNA threonylcarbamoyladenosine dehydratase has translation MSGMSERTSLLIGEAGVERLRNSSVLLVGCGAVGGYALEGLVRAGVGKIRVVDHDVFSESNMNRQILATTNTVGVPKVEAACERAKSINPEIQIEPLDILVNPETVSEILDGDFDILVDAIDTLGNKIALLSAASDRGIVTFSSMGAALHIDTQSVKIAPLMKTNTCPLAASLRKALRDKDTLKITAVYSVEPPVVKPSERDVHGKSILGSLPTVPAVFGMTLANEAIKYILSRES, from the coding sequence ATGAGTGGGATGTCGGAAAGGACCTCTCTGCTGATAGGCGAGGCAGGTGTGGAACGCTTGAGGAACTCATCGGTCCTGCTTGTCGGGTGCGGAGCGGTAGGAGGATATGCGCTAGAGGGTCTGGTCCGTGCCGGTGTCGGAAAGATCAGAGTGGTGGACCATGATGTATTCTCGGAGAGCAATATGAACCGTCAGATACTAGCCACCACGAATACGGTGGGAGTTCCTAAGGTAGAAGCGGCTTGCGAGAGGGCCAAGTCCATCAATCCCGAAATTCAGATTGAGCCGTTAGATATACTAGTAAACCCGGAGACGGTCTCTGAGATATTAGATGGAGATTTTGACATCCTCGTGGACGCCATCGATACACTGGGGAATAAGATCGCATTGCTTTCAGCCGCTTCAGACAGAGGGATCGTAACGTTCTCGTCGATGGGTGCTGCACTCCATATTGATACGCAATCTGTGAAGATAGCTCCCTTAATGAAGACCAATACATGTCCCCTCGCTGCTTCACTCAGGAAAGCGCTCAGGGATAAGGACACTTTGAAGATCACCGCAGTCTATTCAGTCGAACCCCCGGTCGTCAAGCCTTCTGAAAGGGATGTGCACGGAAAGAGCATATTGGGCTCGCTTCCGACCGTTCCCGCAGTGTTCGGAATGACCTTGGCGAACGAGGCCATAAAATACATCCTGTCCAGAGAATCCTGA
- a CDS encoding methylthiol--CoM methyltransferase → MQMDIAMQMVEKMRIEDPVRFNRLVQEGMAIELGIISAADKKAKSAEKLKEEFFPPNKEYREISQAVLDGKRAIVEPKVKEQIAAGKDPVDIVTNALMPGITVQCEMYDLGLSFVPEILMSNDAMQAGIKICQDKIGQVPSKGIIASFVAAGDLHDIGKNICAAILRANGYTVIDIGRDVPKEKVLEIVKENNVKLVCGSTLMSTTKPGLVDTSLLLELEKTGVSVACGGAAVSKAFVDTFRNSLYTKSPLETVHTAAKIMEGKTWEELRA, encoded by the coding sequence ATGCAGATGGATATAGCGATGCAGATGGTAGAGAAGATGCGCATTGAGGACCCCGTCAGGTTCAACAGGCTGGTCCAAGAGGGAATGGCCATAGAGCTCGGTATCATCAGTGCGGCTGACAAGAAGGCCAAGAGCGCAGAGAAGCTCAAAGAGGAGTTCTTCCCGCCGAATAAGGAATACCGCGAGATATCGCAAGCCGTTCTGGATGGAAAGAGGGCCATCGTAGAACCGAAGGTGAAGGAACAGATCGCAGCAGGAAAGGATCCTGTCGATATCGTCACCAACGCACTCATGCCCGGAATCACTGTGCAGTGTGAGATGTACGACCTCGGATTGTCGTTCGTTCCTGAGATCCTGATGTCCAATGACGCCATGCAGGCAGGAATCAAGATCTGTCAGGACAAGATCGGCCAGGTTCCGAGCAAGGGAATCATCGCCTCGTTCGTCGCAGCAGGTGACCTGCATGATATCGGAAAGAACATCTGCGCGGCCATCCTCAGAGCGAACGGATATACCGTGATCGATATCGGAAGGGATGTGCCGAAGGAGAAGGTTCTGGAGATCGTCAAGGAGAACAACGTGAAACTGGTGTGCGGATCCACTCTGATGTCCACCACTAAACCAGGACTCGTGGACACGTCCCTCCTGTTAGAACTGGAGAAGACCGGGGTATCCGTTGCGTGCGGAGGAGCAGCAGTCTCCAAGGCATTCGTGGATACTTTCAGGAACTCCCTCTACACCAAGTCTCCACTTGAGACTGTCCACACCGCGGCCAAGATCATGGAAGGAAAGACCTGGGAAGAGCTCAGGGCTTGA